The proteins below are encoded in one region of Candidatus Krumholzibacteriia bacterium:
- a CDS encoding O-antigen ligase family protein, with the protein MARSMERWAQAGLVLAPWAGVGLVQATTGRALGAGVQPAYPVLLVVIVLAAIDVLRHEPARDHEPAHEPDRTGLWLVAVALGWTALSTASLWTRDVVGLAGDAPWSKGLKQTVLLAFFAAAALAYAQVVRRAGWRGLERAASIGLAIAVLAGLVQAVTFHLQIPGSSWLERLSSSNPSIAAGSAELYLGDRFVGIPRMRGPFPEPLHFGSYLVAVLPVTLAAAVVSRGTGRVARAVLGALGLLCLVMTFSRGAWVGAATVAGLVAVAMLTGRLPAPDRRLLALGLVAIVVLGAVAWPVLTGVGWHEVPGIVAQRVAQSAVGHDMSNLTRFWSWGVAWELFREHPIHGVGFGGFGFWYFERAPEGGGAAHFGWPVTNSLPLQLLAETGLIGLVLWLGCLGPALRRLVPVGSRPSAAAVVAACAIAGVLVQLLTFSQWDLPHLWMLFGAGVASGSRIPRVV; encoded by the coding sequence ATGGCACGGAGCATGGAACGGTGGGCGCAGGCCGGCCTGGTGCTGGCCCCCTGGGCGGGCGTGGGTCTGGTCCAGGCGACGACAGGGCGTGCCCTCGGCGCCGGTGTCCAGCCGGCGTATCCCGTGTTGCTGGTCGTGATCGTCCTGGCCGCGATCGACGTCCTCCGACACGAGCCCGCGCGCGACCACGAGCCCGCGCACGAGCCCGATCGGACGGGGCTCTGGCTCGTGGCCGTGGCCCTGGGGTGGACGGCGCTCAGCACCGCGTCGCTGTGGACCCGCGACGTCGTCGGGCTGGCCGGGGACGCGCCGTGGAGCAAGGGGCTGAAGCAGACGGTGCTCCTCGCTTTCTTCGCGGCCGCCGCCCTGGCCTACGCGCAGGTCGTGCGGCGCGCGGGTTGGCGTGGGCTCGAACGCGCGGCCTCCATCGGCCTGGCGATCGCGGTGCTCGCCGGCCTGGTGCAGGCCGTCACCTTCCACCTGCAGATCCCCGGATCGTCGTGGCTGGAGCGACTGAGCTCGAGCAATCCGTCGATCGCGGCCGGCAGCGCCGAACTCTACCTGGGCGACCGGTTCGTGGGGATCCCGCGCATGCGGGGACCCTTCCCCGAGCCCCTGCACTTCGGCAGCTACCTCGTGGCCGTGCTGCCCGTGACCCTGGCGGCCGCGGTCGTGTCGCGGGGCACCGGCCGGGTGGCGCGTGCGGTCCTGGGTGCGCTGGGACTGCTGTGCCTGGTCATGACCTTCTCACGGGGCGCCTGGGTGGGCGCGGCGACCGTCGCGGGGCTGGTGGCCGTGGCCATGCTCACCGGCCGGCTCCCCGCTCCGGATCGACGCCTTCTCGCGCTGGGCCTGGTCGCGATCGTGGTCCTGGGGGCCGTGGCCTGGCCCGTTCTCACCGGGGTGGGCTGGCACGAGGTGCCCGGCATCGTGGCCCAGCGCGTCGCGCAGTCGGCGGTCGGGCACGACATGTCCAACCTGACTCGTTTCTGGTCGTGGGGAGTCGCCTGGGAGCTTTTCCGGGAACACCCGATCCACGGCGTCGGCTTCGGGGGCTTCGGTTTCTGGTACTTCGAACGGGCGCCCGAGGGCGGGGGCGCGGCCCACTTCGGGTGGCCGGTGACGAACAGTCTGCCCCTTCAGCTCCTGGCCGAGACCGGCCTGATCGGACTCGTGCTGTGGCTCGGATGCCTCGGGCCGGCCCTGCGCCGGCTGGTTCCCGTCGGCAGCCGCCCATCGGCGGCCGCCGTGGTGGCGGCCTGCGCGATCGCGGGGGTTCTAGTCCAACTCTTGACGTTCAGTCAGTGGGACCTGCCGCATCTCTGGATGCTCTTCGGCGCCGGTGTCGCGTCGGGGAGCAGGATTCCCCGGGTGGTGTGA